The following are encoded in a window of Fibrobacter sp. UWP2 genomic DNA:
- a CDS encoding TraB/GumN family protein yields the protein MSENADIYRIQTPDGREIVLVGTAHISQASKELVRETIEAEKPDTICVELDEGRLKSIQDPDRWKNTDLKEVIKKKQLATLIANLVLGSYQKRMGEQTGVKPGSELKEAVDIANEKNIPMVLADRDIKITLKRTWACTRWYRKLNLLGGLFASIFDKTEISEEELAKIKEQDALNSMMQEFGKAYPEVKQVLIDERDQFLASRIKNAPGQKIVAVVGAGHAKGITSIIGENKELPSEESISVIPKGSPVWKIIGWAIPIAIIASIVAIGIHAGAAKAGELSLQWAMLTGGGAMLGTIIAGGHPLTILVALVTAPFTGLTPLIGVGFFTALTQVYMRPPRVQEMETLSDDIWQVKRWWKNRVTRVILCFLCPGIPAIIGKVLAIFNIYQAF from the coding sequence ATGAGTGAAAACGCAGATATTTACCGCATACAGACCCCGGACGGCCGGGAAATCGTACTCGTCGGCACGGCACACATATCCCAGGCTTCCAAGGAGCTCGTCCGTGAGACCATCGAGGCCGAGAAACCCGACACCATCTGCGTAGAGCTCGACGAGGGGCGCCTCAAGTCCATCCAGGACCCGGACCGGTGGAAAAACACCGACCTCAAGGAAGTCATTAAAAAGAAACAGCTCGCCACCCTCATCGCGAACCTCGTACTGGGGTCGTACCAAAAACGCATGGGCGAACAGACCGGCGTCAAGCCCGGTTCCGAGCTCAAGGAAGCCGTAGACATCGCGAACGAGAAGAACATCCCGATGGTTCTCGCAGACCGCGACATCAAGATCACCCTCAAGCGCACCTGGGCGTGCACCCGCTGGTACCGCAAGCTCAACCTGCTGGGCGGGCTCTTCGCAAGCATCTTCGACAAGACCGAGATCAGCGAAGAGGAGCTTGCAAAAATCAAGGAACAGGACGCCCTGAACAGCATGATGCAGGAGTTCGGCAAGGCCTACCCCGAGGTCAAGCAGGTCCTCATTGACGAGCGCGACCAGTTCCTCGCCTCGCGCATCAAGAACGCACCCGGCCAAAAGATCGTCGCCGTCGTGGGCGCCGGACACGCGAAGGGCATCACGAGCATCATCGGTGAGAACAAGGAACTCCCGAGCGAAGAGTCCATCAGCGTCATCCCCAAGGGCTCCCCCGTTTGGAAGATCATCGGGTGGGCTATCCCCATAGCCATCATCGCAAGCATCGTCGCCATTGGTATCCACGCGGGCGCCGCCAAGGCGGGTGAACTCAGCCTGCAGTGGGCCATGCTCACCGGCGGAGGCGCCATGCTCGGGACAATCATCGCCGGCGGACACCCGCTCACCATACTCGTGGCACTCGTGACAGCCCCGTTCACCGGGCTCACTCCGCTCATTGGCGTCGGGTTCTTCACCGCGCTCACCCAGGTGTACATGCGACCGCCGCGCGTGCAAGAAATGGAAACGCTGAGCGACGACATTTGGCAAGTGAAGCGCTGGTGGAAAAACCGCGTGACCCGCGTAATCTTGTGCTTCCTCTGCCCGGGAATCCCCGCCATCATCGGAAAGGTCCTGGCCATTTTCAATATTTACCAGGCATTCTAG